The DNA region CGCAGTCCTTGGCATGTGGGCGACCCACAACCTGCTCGGCGCCCTCATCGGCGGCGCGCTCGGCTTCATGTTCGATGCCAGTCGCCAGCAGCAACGTCGCCGTACGCCCGCACAGGGTGGCTACATCGCACCGCTGTTCGCGCTGATCGGCGCGGTGGCCAAGGCCGACGGACGGATTTCCGAAGCGGAAATCGCCATCGCCGAACGGCTGATGGTGCGCATGAACCTCGATCAGGAGCAGCGTCGCCAGGCCATCGACGCGTTCAACGAGGGCAAGCAGCCCGAGTTCAACGCGACCGAAGTCATCGACGAGCTGCGCCAGTGGGTCGGTCATCGTCGCGACCACGCGTTCCCCGTGATCGACGTGGTCATCGAGACGGTGCTCGCCGAGGGTGGCAATCCGTCGACCGAAAAGATGGGCATCCTGCGCCAGCTGGCTTTCGCGCTGCGGGTAAGCGACATGGAGCTCATGGCGCTGATGGCGATGAAGGGCTATGCGTGGAACGCCACCGGCGGCGGCCGCTCGTACGGTGGCGGGCAGGGTGGCGGTGGTTACGTACCGCCGCAGCGGAATACCGCCGGTCCGGACCCCTACGCGGTCCTCGGCATCCAGCGCGGCGCCGACGATCGCGCGATCAAGCGGGCCTATCGCAAGCTGATTTCCGAGCATCACCCGGATCGCCTGGGCGACCTGCCGGACGACATGCGTCGCCGGGCGGAAGCGCGGGCCAGCGAGATCAATGCGGCCTACGAGCGGATCAAGGCGGAGAAGGGGTTTAAATGATGACGCGAAGCGCCATCATGTAGGAGCGCGCCCCGCGCGCGACCTTCCGTAATACCGCGACAAAACGCGTCATCCCCGAACGGCTAACGGTACCCATCATGTCCAGGCAATCACCCGTCATCGCCCCCTCCATCCTCTCGGCCGACTTCGCCCGCCTGGGTGAGGACACCCGCAAGGTGCTCGATGCCGGCGCGCAATGGGTGCACTTCGACGTGATGGACAACCACTATGTGCCCAACCTCACGATCGGGCCGATGGTGTTGAAGGCGCTGCGCGATTACGGCATCACCGAGCACATCGACGTGCACCTGATGGTCAAGCCGGTGGATCGCATCGTCCCGGACTTCGCCAAGGCCGGCGCACGCAGCATCAGCTTCCATCCGGAGGCCAGCGAGCATGTGGATCGCACCATCCAGCTGATCCAGGGCGAGGGCTGTGAGGCCGGCCTCGTGTTCAATCCGGCCACACCGCTGAACTGGCTCGACTACGTGATCGACAAGATCGACATGATCCTGATCATGTCGGTGAATCCCGGCTTCGGCGGTCAGAAATTTATCCCTGGCGCCCTGGACAAGATCCGTCATGTGCGTGAGCGCATCGACGCCAGCGGCCGCAACATCCGTCTGGAAGTGGATGGCGGCGTCAATGCCGACAACATCGGCCAGATCGCGGCGGCGGGTGCCGACACGTTCGTCGCCGGCTCGGCGATCTTCAATGCGCCGGATTACGCCGATGTGATCCGTCGGATGCATGCGGCGATCGGCGGCTAAACAAGTTTTCACGAGACAATAGCGAACTGCGTAGTATTGTAATCTCCAGTTCTCGGGGTGAGAGCCTACTGGAGGATGCGCACATGAAGTCGTTGTCCGTATTAGCCCTCACCGCGATGCTCGTCGCTCCCGCCGCTTTTGGCGCCGAGCGACCCCAGCCGCTCCCCGATCAGAAAGACATCGTCGCCAAGTCGCTGCTGCCGTGCCCCGGCGGTCTCGAGCGCTTTCTTCCCGGCGATTACTATTTCTGTTCCGCCGCCCGCAATTACTGGTCCGGCCATCCCGGCCTCGCACGCGAAAGCCTGAAAAACGCGGCACAGTGGGCAAGCAAGCCGGCTCAATACGCGCTCGGCATCATGTATTTCAATGGCGACCGGGCGGAAAAGAATCGTCCGCTGGGTCTTGCCTGGCTGGCGCTCGCCGCCGAGCGGCACGATCCCGCCTACGAACCGGCCTTCATCTCGGCTTACAAAGAGGTGTCGCCGGAAGAGCTTGCGCAGGCCAACGCCTATTGGCAGGACCTGAAGAAGACTTACGGCGATCCGGTGGCCGCCCCGCGTGCCGAAAAACGCTTCGACCGCGAATACGCCCAGATCGCGTGGGCCGTCAACTTCGGCGGAAGCATTTTTGTCGACGGTGTGACGGTTCCCTATAACGACGCGATGGCGAACGACCTGCCGTTGCAGAGTGGGTTTACGCTGGGCCGCATGCTGCAATCGCAGAAGGCCATGTACTTCTACGGTTACGATAGCCACGTCTTCGTGGGTGACGCCGAGCTGGTGCCGATCAGTCAGGTCGCGTCTCGCAAGGACGACTGACGCTTGGGGACACCCGTGCACGTCACGGGTCAAGGTGCGTTTAACGGACTAACTTTCATAGCTGCCGGGGAGGCAGGTGCATGAAAATCTTTCGGACTCTTTCTTTCGTTCTCATGGCGACCGCATCGGTCGGTGCTTCGGCGATGGCGAATACCGCTCAGCCTGCGGATCCCCGGGCCCTGTTGCGCAAGGTCAACGCGTACTGCCCTGGCGGCATCGAGCGCATCCTGCCCGGCGAGTACTACTTCTGCGCCGCCGCTCGCGACTTCGGTAAGAACCACGATGCCCGGGCCCGCGAGCGTCTTCGCGATGCCGCTTACTGGGCGAGCAAGCCGGCGCAGTACGTGCTCGGGCTGATGTACTTCAATGGCGACGATGGCCCGATCAATCGTCCGTTGGGTGTGGCCTGGCTGGCACTCGCATCGGAACGCCACGATCCACGCTTCGAGCCGGCGTTCGCCAAAGCCTACCTGCAGCTGTCGCCTGCGGAAAAAGCCCAGGCGGACGCCTACTGGGTCGACATGCGCGAAAAGTACGGTGACAGGACCGCGGGGACGCGCGCGCACCGGATCTATCTGGCCGAGATGCGTAATCTGCAAGCCGCCTTGATGTTCGGCGGTTCCGTCTTCATCGATGGCATTGCCCCTCCGAATGGCGATTCGGTAGGTTCGTTCAATGGTCCGGGTGGCGCGCGCGCTTCCAGCGTGGGTAGCGGATCCACGGGTTTCACAATTCAACGTCTGATCGGAAAATCAGGCGATGACTTCTTCCGGGGCCTCAACGGGACGGTCACTGTCGGCGATGCCGAAATGGTGCCGCTGGGCAACGTCGTGACGAAGGCGTCGCCGAAGGCTGACTGAGGCCATGAAAAAGCTCCCCCGTCCGGTGCCGGATGGGGGAGTGAAGGAAGCTCCGGCAGGAGCGTCGGGGGAAAGGGTCAGTGCAGGCCGAACAAGACGCCGAGCAGCAGAGCGCCCAGCGCCAGGGTGACGCGCAGGGGCTCGAAGTCGCGTTCGAGTTCGGTGTTGTCAGCGTCGGGTTTGGTCATCGTCGGTTCTCCTCGGCGCCGGTCGGCGCGCCGTCATGCCTAGTTGAATGCCGCACGCGGCGGGCGAGGCGTCCCATAAGGGGCAATCCGCGGATGGTTTATGGCAAAGCGAAGGCAAAGACTTCGTGCACGGCGGTTCGCGGCGATGTATAGGGCGAAACGCGGGCAATCGCGGCCTAGGCCTTGCGCCCGCCGGTCCCCCATAGCACCCTGCGCACGCCGATCCTCCACACGGAATGCCCATGGCCCGCAGCATCGCCATCGTCGAAGACGAACCCCTCATCCGCGCCAACTACGTCGAAGCCCTCAACCGCTTCGGTTACGAGGCCCGCGGCTACGGCTCACGCCGCGATGCGTCGACGGCCTTCGCCATGCGTCTGCCGGAACTGGTCATCATCGACATCGGCCTGGGCGACGAGCCGGAAGGCGGTTTCGATCTTTGCCGCGAGCTCCGCGCCAAATCGGCCACGCTGCCGATTATCTTCCTGACCGCACGTGACTCCGACTTCGACGTCATCTCCGGCCTGCGTCTGGGCGCCGACGACTATCTCTCCAAAGACACGAGCCTGCACCAGCTGGCCGCCCGCATCGCGGCGTTGTTCCGCCGCATCGAATCGCTCAAGGCCCCCGCCGCGAGCGAAACCGTGATCGAACACGGTCCGCTGAAGCTCGAGTCCGAGCGCATGCGCGTCCTGTGGAACGGCATCGAGATTCCGCTCACGGTGACCGAGTTCTGGATGGTGCATACGCTGGTGCGGTTCCCGGGTCACGTGAAGAATCGCGATCAGCTCATGCGTGAAGCGGAGCTCGTCGTGGACGATGCGACGATCACCTCGCACATCAAGCGCATCCGCAAGAAGTTCATCGCGCTGGCGCCCGAGTTCGATGCGATCGAAACGGTGCACGGGGTCGGATATCGCTGGACGCCGTGAGCCTCCGCCAGAAACTCCTCCTCGTCGCCCTCTGCACCCTGGCCCTTCCGGTCGCCGGGTGGCTCTACGTGCGTCAGATGGAGACACTGCTCCGCGAAGGCCAGGCCCAGGCACTGGTGGCCAGCGCGCGAGCCATGGCCCGCAGTCTCGTCGTGGTCGATGCACCGTTGCCGCCGGCGGGGCCGGCCTGGTTCCTCCAGCGCGCCAACGTGCCGATCACCATCGACGGTTATGCCGACGACTGGGCCTCGCTCAGCCCCTGGGCGCAGCCTTTCGGCAAAAACTCCCGGGTGATGCTGGCCGAGGACGACCACTGGGTCTATTTCTACATCGATGTGCGCGCGACACATCGCCGTCGCGCCGATGCGGCCGACCGCCTCGCGCTCAACGCCGATCACCTCATCGTCTCCATCGCAAGCGGCGACGATAGCCAGCGCTACCTGATGGCCAGCGCCGCGCCCGGCGCGACGACGGCCATCGCACTGGATGCCGATGCGGGCGTGTTGCCCGATCGCATCAATGCGCAGTGGCAGGAAGACGGCAGCGGTTTCCGCGCGGAGTTCCGGCTGCCTCGCGGCCTGCGCCTCGATCGCTTCGGTCTCGGCGTTCATGTGGCCGCGGACGGTGATCCCGATCCACTGACCGCCGACAACCGGCCGCTGATCGATTTCTCCGCGCCGCTGTCGCAGGAAGTGGCGCGTCTGGCGCCGGACGGTGTTCGCGTACGTATTCTCTCGCCCGACGCGTGGCTTGTCGCACAGAGCGGCAAGCTCGCGCTGCCGGACCTGCCCGCGGGCGATCGTCCGGGTTGGTTCGCTTCGCTGGTCTATCGCTCGCTGCTGGCGACCCGTCTGGATAGTGACAGCGCGTGGGCCGAAGACGCTCCACGTATCGACCTGCCGGAAGTGCGCGAAGCCATGCAAGGCAAAACCGCCACCGCGTGGCGCGCGGGTGAGGCGCGTGGGAGTGTCGTACTCGCCGCCGCCATGCCGATCCAGATGCAAGGCAAGTCCCACGGCGTGGTGCTGCTCGAACAACCCAGTCGCGCGGTGCCGCTGCTGGCGAACCGCGCGCTGTTCGGTCTGCTGCTGACGAGCTTCGCCGTGCTGCTGGTCGCTGGCGGCGTGCTGCTGTTGTTCGCGACGCGACTGACCATTCGCCTGCGTCGTCTGCGCAACGCCGCCGAGCGTGCGCAGGCCAACGATGGTCGTCTGGATGGCCCATTCCCTCTGACCGATGCCACCGACGAACTCGGTGACCTCGCGCGCAGCTTCGAGCGGCTCTTCGAAGTGGTGGGCGGCTACACCGATTACCTGCGGACGCTGGCATCCAAGCTCTCGCACGAACTCAACACCCCGCTGGCCATCGTCAAATCGTCGCTGGATAATCTCGATCACGCAGGACTGCCGCCGGAAGCCGCGCCTTATCTGGCCCGTGCGCGTGACGGCGTGGCACGTCTCGGCCAGCTGGTGCGAGCGATGAGCGAAGCAAGCCGCATGGAGCGCGCCATCGCATCGGCGGAAGC from Luteibacter mycovicinus includes:
- the djlA gene encoding co-chaperone DjlA is translated as MNFTGTLIGAVLGMWATHNLLGALIGGALGFMFDASRQQQRRRTPAQGGYIAPLFALIGAVAKADGRISEAEIAIAERLMVRMNLDQEQRRQAIDAFNEGKQPEFNATEVIDELRQWVGHRRDHAFPVIDVVIETVLAEGGNPSTEKMGILRQLAFALRVSDMELMALMAMKGYAWNATGGGRSYGGGQGGGGYVPPQRNTAGPDPYAVLGIQRGADDRAIKRAYRKLISEHHPDRLGDLPDDMRRRAEARASEINAAYERIKAEKGFK
- the rpe gene encoding ribulose-phosphate 3-epimerase → MSRQSPVIAPSILSADFARLGEDTRKVLDAGAQWVHFDVMDNHYVPNLTIGPMVLKALRDYGITEHIDVHLMVKPVDRIVPDFAKAGARSISFHPEASEHVDRTIQLIQGEGCEAGLVFNPATPLNWLDYVIDKIDMILIMSVNPGFGGQKFIPGALDKIRHVRERIDASGRNIRLEVDGGVNADNIGQIAAAGADTFVAGSAIFNAPDYADVIRRMHAAIGG
- a CDS encoding SEL1-like repeat protein; the encoded protein is MKIFRTLSFVLMATASVGASAMANTAQPADPRALLRKVNAYCPGGIERILPGEYYFCAAARDFGKNHDARARERLRDAAYWASKPAQYVLGLMYFNGDDGPINRPLGVAWLALASERHDPRFEPAFAKAYLQLSPAEKAQADAYWVDMREKYGDRTAGTRAHRIYLAEMRNLQAALMFGGSVFIDGIAPPNGDSVGSFNGPGGARASSVGSGSTGFTIQRLIGKSGDDFFRGLNGTVTVGDAEMVPLGNVVTKASPKAD
- the pdsR gene encoding proteobacterial dedicated sortase system response regulator; its protein translation is MARSIAIVEDEPLIRANYVEALNRFGYEARGYGSRRDASTAFAMRLPELVIIDIGLGDEPEGGFDLCRELRAKSATLPIIFLTARDSDFDVISGLRLGADDYLSKDTSLHQLAARIAALFRRIESLKAPAASETVIEHGPLKLESERMRVLWNGIEIPLTVTEFWMVHTLVRFPGHVKNRDQLMREAELVVDDATITSHIKRIRKKFIALAPEFDAIETVHGVGYRWTP
- a CDS encoding ATP-binding protein, with amino-acid sequence MSLRQKLLLVALCTLALPVAGWLYVRQMETLLREGQAQALVASARAMARSLVVVDAPLPPAGPAWFLQRANVPITIDGYADDWASLSPWAQPFGKNSRVMLAEDDHWVYFYIDVRATHRRRADAADRLALNADHLIVSIASGDDSQRYLMASAAPGATTAIALDADAGVLPDRINAQWQEDGSGFRAEFRLPRGLRLDRFGLGVHVAADGDPDPLTADNRPLIDFSAPLSQEVARLAPDGVRVRILSPDAWLVAQSGKLALPDLPAGDRPGWFASLVYRSLLATRLDSDSAWAEDAPRIDLPEVREAMQGKTATAWRAGEARGSVVLAAAMPIQMQGKSHGVVLLEQPSRAVPLLANRALFGLLLTSFAVLLVAGGVLLLFATRLTIRLRRLRNAAERAQANDGRLDGPFPLTDATDELGDLARSFERLFEVVGGYTDYLRTLASKLSHELNTPLAIVKSSLDNLDHAGLPPEAAPYLARARDGVARLGQLVRAMSEASRMERAIASAEAEDVDLADIVRGCAEGYRALAGDRRLEAELPPTPVPMHCSPELIAQALDKLFDNALSFTPPGGWLRIALTPTVDGADIELSNEGPPLPAAMQGRLFDSLVSLRDKATPGDAPHLGLGLYVVRLVAERHQGSASARNLEGGVAFTLHLKGLPRQRLG